The proteins below are encoded in one region of Oncorhynchus nerka isolate Pitt River linkage group LG15, Oner_Uvic_2.0, whole genome shotgun sequence:
- the LOC115143244 gene encoding LOW QUALITY PROTEIN: taste receptor type 1 member 3-like (The sequence of the model RefSeq protein was modified relative to this genomic sequence to represent the inferred CDS: deleted 1 base in 1 codon): protein MSLPALSSMAVPLRLLVLCCLFGAGCNQSSPPWFQNITTTLFNSSGDILLGGLFPINDLTSNLSQRVEPDSISCDSINTFGLGMALVMKYTVDEINANSTLLPGIRLGYEIFDTCKQSAVIVKPTLFFLTEGSSRELAIMCNYTDYVTRVVAVIGPSTSEMVSVIGKLLGFFLMPQISYSATSDKFSDKSLYPSFLRTVPSDKRQVEAMVRLMNRFQWNWVAVVGSEDEYGRQGQRQFSTLAAESSICVAYEGLIPIYSDPQPVVREMLDRIIESKVGVVVVFSLSQPARAFFTEVIRRNLTGVWVASDAWALHRDVSTLRNIHTVGTIIAFTVHSQILGLLTPYTTELFSRIREERVRQPSPGPDTEPTHSMNPCPDCWNLSLDNISLVTKPILLRSAFSVYAAIYSVAHALHTMLRCNAKSCLGDTKSKLYPWQLLEVLKEVNFSLNGSHFEFDSNGNPNIGYNVLQWVWGNNSLSFKDVGTFYEKLSINNSLIQWHTVCAKAPESTCSSECGPGQVRRVKGFHSCCFDCIDCLPGTFQNGRMDIQCTQCLEGQWSLVRSTNCTEPTFDFLTWGQPESLGLLLAMLVLLACQGAVGVLFLQHRGSPLVRASGGPLGGVSLLSMMGGCACLLLFLVQPGDMVCRLQLPLSSIFHTVTLSTILAFSLQIVYVTEFPEKAPSHLDTLRGPGGWLLVLACCGVQAGICGYYVQEGPSLSRYLAKIKVTFVRKFLRCPVEPILCLGLMQGFNGLLALISFMCTFMAVKPIRQYNLARDITFSTLTYCVVWVVFIPIYTGLNDKERSIVHVSVSLLSNMGLMAAYYLPKCYLLLKKPELNTAEHFRTFLEGAPGTQEEQDQGPAGEGQVSGEAQGQ from the exons ATGTCTCTTCCTGCCCTCAGCAGCATGGCAGTGCCATTGAGACTGCTGGTTCTATGCTGCCTGTTTGGagcagggtgtaatcagagctcTCCACCATGGTTCCAGAACATCACTACAACTCTGTTCAACTCCTCGGGAGACATCCTCCTCGGGGGGCTCTTCCCCATCAATGATCTCACCAGCAACTTGAGCCAGAGAGTAGAGCCGGACAGCATTAGCtgtgacag TATTAATACGTTTGGTTTGGGTATGGCCCTGGTGATGAAGTACACAGTGGATGAGATCAACGCCAACTCCACCCTACTCCCCGGCATCAGGCTGGGCTATGAGATCTTCGACACCTGCAAGCAGTCTGCCGTCATCGTGAAGCCCACCCTCTTCTTCCTCACAGAGGGCTCCAGCCGGGAGCTGGCCATCATGTGTAACTACACGGACTACGTGACCCGTGTGGTGGCTGTCATCGGCCCTTCCACCTCAGAGATGGTCTCAGTCATAGGAAAACTACTGGGATTCTTCCTCATGCCACAG ATCAGCTACAGTGCCACCAGTGACAAGTTCAGTGACAAGAGTCTGTACCCATCGTTCTTGCGCACCGTGCCCAGTGACAAGAGGCAGGTGGAGGCCATGGTGCGTCTGATGAACAGGTTCCAGTGGAACTGGGTAGCTGTCGTGGGCAGTGAGGATGAGTATGGACGTCAGGGCCAGCGCCAGTTTTCTACCCTGGCAGCAGAGAGCTCCATTTGTGTGGCGTACGAGGGGTTAATCCCCATCTATAGCGACCCACAGCCTGTGGTCAGAGAGATGCTGGACCGCATCATAGAGAGCAAagtgggtgtggtggtggtgttctctctctcccagcctgccaGAGCCTTCTTTACTGAG GTGATCAGGAGGAATCTGACAGGGGTCTGGGTGGCCAGCGATGCGTGGGCCCTGCACAGAGACGTATCAACTCTCCGAAACATCCACACTGTGGGCACTATCATTGCCTTCACAGTCCACAGCCAGATCCTGGGCCTGCTCacaccctacaccacagaactcTTCTCcaggatcagagaggagagggtcaggcaGCCCTCACCAGGTCCAGATACAGAGCCAACCCATAGTATGAACCCATGCCCAGACTGCTGGAACCTGTCCCTAGACAACATAAGTCTGGTGACAAAGCCCATACTGCTGAGGTCAGCTTTCAGCGTCTATGCTGCCATCTACAGTGTTGCACACGCACTGCACACCATGCTCAGGTGCAATGCTAAGAGCTGCCTG GGGGACACTAAAAGCAAACTCTACCCCTGGCAG CTGTTGGAGGTGCTCAAGGAGGTTAACTTCAGTCTAAATGGAAGTCATTTTGAGTTTGACAGTAATGGAAACCCAAACATTGGCTACAACGTACTACAGTGGGTCTGGGGAAACAACAGTCTGAGTTTCAAAGATGTCGGCACCTTCTATGAGAAGCTGTCAATCAATAACtccctcatccaatggcatacaGTATGCGCTAAG GCCCCTGAGTCTACCTGTTCTTCTGAGTGTGGCCCTGGCCAGGTGCGCAGAGTGAAAGGCTTCCATTCCTGCTGCTTTGACTGTATTGACTGTTTACCGGGCACCTTCCAGAATGGCAGAA TGGACATCCAGTGTACCCAGTGTCTAGAGGGCCAGTGGTCCCTGGTACGTAGCACCAACTGCACCGAGCCTACCTTTGACTTCCTAACCTGGGGCCAGCCTGAGTCCTTGGGGCTGCTGCTGGCCATGCTAGTGCTGCTGGCCTGTCAGGGGGCTGTGGGGGTCCTGTTCCTGCAGCACCGGGGTTCTCCGCTGGTGAGGGCCTCTGGGGGGCCCCTGGGTGGTGTGTCCCTACTCAGCATGATGGGGGGCTGTGCCTGCCTGCTGCTGTTCCTGGTCCAGCCAGGGGACATGGTGTGTCGTCTGCAGCTTCCCCTCAGCTCCATCTTCCACACGGTCACCTTGTCCACCATCTTAGCCTTCTCACTGCAG ATTGTGTATGTGACCGAGTTCCCTGAGAAGGCTCCATCTCATCTGGATACACTGAGAGGCCCTGGAGGCTGGCTGCTGGTACTGGCCTGCTGTGGTGTGCAGGCAGGGATCTGTGGCTATTATGTCCAGGAGGGGCCCTCTTTATCCCggtacctggccaagataaaggtgACCTTTGTGAGAAAGTTCCTACGATGCCCTGTGGAGCCCATCTTATGTCTTGGCCTGATGCAGGGCTTCAATGGCCTCCTCGCCCTCATATCCTTCATGTGCACCTTCATGGCTGTGAAGCCCATTCGACAATACAACCTGGCCAGAGATATCACCTTCTCCACCCTGACCTACTGTGTGGTTTGGGTGGTCTTCATCCCCATCTACACTGGTCTGAATGACAAGGAACGCTCCATTGTCCATGTATCTGTCAGTTTGCTCAGTAACATGGGGCTGATGGCAGCCTACTATCTGCCAAAATGTTACCTGCTGCTGAAGAAACCTGAGCTCAACACAGCAGAGCATTTCCGTACCTTCCTCGAGGGAGCTCCAGGAACTCAAGAGGAACAGGACCAGGGACCTGCAGGGGAGGGACAAGTATCAGGGGAGGCACAGGGACAGTGA